The region TGAATCCTTAAAGGAGTGCGGCACATGTCAAAAGGGCATTCGCTACAAGACCCTTACTTGAATACTTTACGTAAAGAGAAAGTTGGGGTTTCCATCTATCTGGTCAACGGTATCAAACTGCAAGGCACGATCGAGTCTTTCGACCAGTTCGTTATCTTGTTGAAAAACACCGTAAGCCAGATGGTTTACAAACACGCTATCTCTACAGTAGTGCCGGTTCGTCCAATTCGTCTGCCTAGCGCAACCGAATCCGAAGCAGGTGATGCTGAGCCAGGTAACGCCTGATAGGAGTCTCCTTTGTTCTTTGAGCGCCACAGTGGTGGTGATCGAGCAGTTCTCGTTCACTTGGATGGTCAGGACCCTGAGGCGC is a window of Pseudomonas sp. DC1.2 DNA encoding:
- the hfq gene encoding RNA chaperone Hfq is translated as MSKGHSLQDPYLNTLRKEKVGVSIYLVNGIKLQGTIESFDQFVILLKNTVSQMVYKHAISTVVPVRPIRLPSATESEAGDAEPGNA